One segment of Trachemys scripta elegans isolate TJP31775 chromosome 1, CAS_Tse_1.0, whole genome shotgun sequence DNA contains the following:
- the TSKU gene encoding tsukushin isoform X1 produces the protein MDITGSAMPLSAWFSLLLLCLCIGITRTCSPGCHCEVESFGLFDSFSLTKVDCSGIGSHIVPVPIPLDTSYLDLSSNKLETINESVLTGPGYTTLVSLDLSYNKIAKISSTTFSRLRYLESLDLSHNSLAVLPDECFPSSPLGDIDLSNNNLLDITLDVFASKGQGKPINVDLSNNMISAVTRHNDKNIPNIQSLNLAGNRLKTVPNLQGIPLRYLNLDGNPLAKIEKGAFVGLKDLIHLSLSSLHGFREISPYSFKELPNLQVLDLSSNPNLKLLSAEVVFGLSSLQELNLSSTSVSFLPKTVLKYLPTIKSITLGKNVQCLKVIKEGQYHQQIGLTKKEVLSCHDSHGSVAAAPYVL, from the exons ATGGATATAACTG GTTCAGCAATGCCTCTATCAGCCTGGTTcagcctgctgcttctctgtcttTGTATTGGTATTACCAGGACCTGCTCCCCAGGATGTCACTGTGAAGTGGAGAGTTTTGGTCTCTTTGACAGCTTTAGCCTGACCAAGGTGGATTGCAGTGGAATAGGGTCACACATTGTTCCTGTCCCTATCCCGCTGGATACTTCCTATTTGGATCTGTCCTCAAACAAACTGGAAACCATCAACGAGTCAGTGCTGACCGGCCCTGGTTATACCACCTTGGTGAGCCTTGACCTGAGCTATAATAAAATTGCTAAGATCTCTTCCACGACCTTCTCTAGGCTCAGGTATCTGGAATCCTTGGATCTGAGTCATAATTCTTTGGCAGTCCTTCCAGATGAATGCTTCCCCAGTTCACCCCTGGGGGACATAGATTTGAGCAACAACAACCTCCTGGATATAACGTTAGATGTCTTTGCTTCCAAAGGTCAAGGGAAACCCATTAACGTGGATCTGTCCAACAACATGATAAGCGCAGTCACAAGACACAATGACAAAAACATCCCCAACATCCAGAGCTTAAATCTGGCTGGAAACAGACTGAAGACTGTGCCCAACCTCCAAGGGATTCCCCTGCGATACTTAAATCTCGATGGGAACCCTCTGGCCAAGATTGAGAAAGGAGCTTTTGTGGGACTGAAGGATTTAATTCATTTATCTCTCAGCAGCTTACATGGCTTTAGAGAGATCTCTCCTTACAGCTTCAAAGAACTACCCAACCTCCAGGTACTCGATTTATCCAGCAACCCCAACCTTAAGTTGTTGAGTGCCGAAGTAGTCTTTGGTCTAAGCTCCTTGCAAGAGCTCAACCTGTCCAGTACAAGTGTTTCCTTCTTGCCAAAGACTGTGCTGAAATACTTACCTACCATCAAAAGCATTACCTTGGGGAAGAATGTACAGTGTCTTAAGGTGATCAAGGAAGGACAGTATCACCAACAAATTGGGCTGACCAAAAAAGAGGTCCTCAGTTGTCATGACAGCCATGGGTCCGTAGCAGCAGCACCCTATGTCTTGTGA
- the TSKU gene encoding tsukushin isoform X2, translated as MPLSAWFSLLLLCLCIGITRTCSPGCHCEVESFGLFDSFSLTKVDCSGIGSHIVPVPIPLDTSYLDLSSNKLETINESVLTGPGYTTLVSLDLSYNKIAKISSTTFSRLRYLESLDLSHNSLAVLPDECFPSSPLGDIDLSNNNLLDITLDVFASKGQGKPINVDLSNNMISAVTRHNDKNIPNIQSLNLAGNRLKTVPNLQGIPLRYLNLDGNPLAKIEKGAFVGLKDLIHLSLSSLHGFREISPYSFKELPNLQVLDLSSNPNLKLLSAEVVFGLSSLQELNLSSTSVSFLPKTVLKYLPTIKSITLGKNVQCLKVIKEGQYHQQIGLTKKEVLSCHDSHGSVAAAPYVL; from the coding sequence ATGCCTCTATCAGCCTGGTTcagcctgctgcttctctgtcttTGTATTGGTATTACCAGGACCTGCTCCCCAGGATGTCACTGTGAAGTGGAGAGTTTTGGTCTCTTTGACAGCTTTAGCCTGACCAAGGTGGATTGCAGTGGAATAGGGTCACACATTGTTCCTGTCCCTATCCCGCTGGATACTTCCTATTTGGATCTGTCCTCAAACAAACTGGAAACCATCAACGAGTCAGTGCTGACCGGCCCTGGTTATACCACCTTGGTGAGCCTTGACCTGAGCTATAATAAAATTGCTAAGATCTCTTCCACGACCTTCTCTAGGCTCAGGTATCTGGAATCCTTGGATCTGAGTCATAATTCTTTGGCAGTCCTTCCAGATGAATGCTTCCCCAGTTCACCCCTGGGGGACATAGATTTGAGCAACAACAACCTCCTGGATATAACGTTAGATGTCTTTGCTTCCAAAGGTCAAGGGAAACCCATTAACGTGGATCTGTCCAACAACATGATAAGCGCAGTCACAAGACACAATGACAAAAACATCCCCAACATCCAGAGCTTAAATCTGGCTGGAAACAGACTGAAGACTGTGCCCAACCTCCAAGGGATTCCCCTGCGATACTTAAATCTCGATGGGAACCCTCTGGCCAAGATTGAGAAAGGAGCTTTTGTGGGACTGAAGGATTTAATTCATTTATCTCTCAGCAGCTTACATGGCTTTAGAGAGATCTCTCCTTACAGCTTCAAAGAACTACCCAACCTCCAGGTACTCGATTTATCCAGCAACCCCAACCTTAAGTTGTTGAGTGCCGAAGTAGTCTTTGGTCTAAGCTCCTTGCAAGAGCTCAACCTGTCCAGTACAAGTGTTTCCTTCTTGCCAAAGACTGTGCTGAAATACTTACCTACCATCAAAAGCATTACCTTGGGGAAGAATGTACAGTGTCTTAAGGTGATCAAGGAAGGACAGTATCACCAACAAATTGGGCTGACCAAAAAAGAGGTCCTCAGTTGTCATGACAGCCATGGGTCCGTAGCAGCAGCACCCTATGTCTTGTGA